The Pseudodesulfovibrio sediminis genome includes the window AGTCATGGTCAGTGCGAGGAATCCGGAGATGAGGATGGAAACGGCCACGGAGACGGCGAATTGGCGATAGATGATACCCACTGATCCGTCCATGAAGCCCAGCGGGAAGAACACGGCGGACAGAACAAGGGTGATACCAACGACCGCCCCGGATATCTGCTTCATGGCTTTGCTGGTGGCTTCCTTGGGCGGCAGGCCTTCCGTGGACATGATGCGTTCCACGTTCTCGACCACAACGATGGCGTCATCGACGAGTATGCCGATGGCCAGGACCATGCCGAACATGGTCATCATGTTGATGGAGAATCCCACCACATACATGACGCCGAACGTGCCGAGCAGGCAGACGGGAACAACGATGGAGGGGATCAGGGTGTATCGGAAGTTCTGCAGGAACAGGAACATGACCAGAAAGACCAGGAATATGGCCTCGAACAGGGTGTGGATGACCTTCTCGATGGCCACGTCCACGAACTTTGACGTGTCGAGCGGGACTTCCAGCTTGACCCCGTCGGGCAGGGCCCTCTGGATTTCATCAAGTCGGGCCCGGACCCGTTCCACCGTGCTCAGGGCATTGCCGCCCGGTGCCAGCTGCACGGCGGCAACGGCTGTTTCCCTGCCGTTGAGTCGGGATTGAAAGTTGTAGGATTCAGGGCCGACCTCGATGCGCGCCACGTCGGAGAGCGTGACAACCGCTCCATCGACATTGGCGTGCAGCACAATCTGGCCGAACTCCTCGGGAGTTTGCAGCATGCCCTGTACGATGAGGGTGGCCGACAGCTCCTGGTCCGCATTGCCGGGCCTGGAGCCGAAGCTGCCTGCGGGGACCTGGACGTTCTGCTTTGTTATGGCCGCGTTGACATCGGCGATGGACAGGTCGTAGCTGAGTAGTTTCTGGGGATCAACCCACACGCGCATGGCGCTTTCCGCCGCAAAGAACTGGACCTTGCCCACGCCCTCGACGCGGCGGATTTCATTGTTCACGCTTCGGGCCATGAGATCGGCGAGGACTTGGGGGTCCTTGTCTGAGTTGTCATCCGTGTAGACCATGGCATAGGCCATCAGAAATCCCGAGCTTGCCTGTTCCACCGTGATTCCCTGATCCAGAACGGCCTGAGGCAGACTCGACTCCGCATTGGAAAGTCTGTTCTGCACATCTACCTGGGCAAAGTCCGGGTCGGTGCCGGGCTTGAAGGTGACCGTGATAGAGGCTGTGCCGTTGGAATAACTGGTCGATTCGTAATACAACAACCCCTTGGCGCCGTTGAGTTCTTCTTCGATCTGACTGACAACCGTATCATTGAGGGTTGAGGCTGACGCACCGGGGTAGACCAGCGAGAGCGTAATCTGCGGCGGGGCTACCTGCGGGAATTTCTCCATGGGCAGGGACGGGATGGCCAGTATGCCTGCCAGGGAAATGAATATTGCCACGACCCACGCAAAGTTGGGTCTGTTGATAAAGAAATCTGACATTGGTGAATCCTGTAAATGGATTGTTGCGTTGTGTGGTGTCTACGCTATTGGGTGACCGTTGAACCGAGGTCTATCTGGTTGGGGATGACCTTCATTCCCGGCTTGACCTTGCCCGCGCCGTTGACCACCACCCGGTCTCCCTCTTTGATGCCCTGCAGGATCTGCCACTGGCTGTCGCGCATTGCGCCGGGCTTGACCTGTCGGGCCTGGATAGTGTCCTGATCGTCCAGAACATACACGGAGGAGTCACCGGTTACGGACATGGTCACCGCTCTTTGAGGAACATAGAGGGCTTCTCCATCCGCAGGCATCTTGATCTGAATGCGGACAAACATGCCGGGCAGGAGCATCCCGTCACTGTTGGGGAATTCGCAACGCAGGGAGACCTGACCGGTCTTTTCATCGACAGAGACATCGGAGAAGAGCAGACGGCCCTTCTGGGTGTAGTTCACGCTTTCCAGATAGACGGAGACCTCAGGTTCCTTGCCGGATTTTTTGCTGGCGTTCATGGCGGCCCGCATCCGCAGGTATTCGTCCACTGATTCGTTCAGGTCCGCATAGATGGGGTCAAGCTGCTGGATCTTGGCCAGCGCCGTGGCTTCGTTCTTGCCGACCAGAGCGCCTTCGGTGACATAGGCGGCACCGATTTTGCCGGAGATGGGGGCAGCAACGGTTGCATAGCTCAGGTCAAGGTTGGCTGTCTTGACTGCGGCTTCGGCGGCCTGTTTTTCGGCCTTGGCGACTTTGTAGTTGGCGGCGGCGGTGTCGTAGTCCTGTTGGCTGATGACCTTGGCCTTGAGCAGGGGGCGATAGCGGTTCAGGGTCGCTTCGTAGTCCAGCATGCTGGCTTTCGCCTTTGCCAGGTCTGCCATGGCCTGTGCACGGGCGGCCAGGAAGGAAGCCGGATCAATATGGAAGAGCACCTGCCCCTTCTTGACTTCGCTCCCTTCCTCGAAATTGCGGCTGAGCAGAATACCTGCCACGCGGGCTCTGACTTCAGCGTTTCTGACCGCGGAGATACGCCCGGGCAATTCCCTTATGGAATTAAACGGGGTGGCCTTGACGGTGATGATATCCACGGCAGGAATACGCGGCTGTGCCGCATTGCCCTGGGCTTGTTCATCTCCACTGCATCCGGAGAGAAGAAACATGGCGGCTGAGGTCAATACCAATGACAGCCATAGGGTTTTGATACGCATACTATTATCGTCTCCATTATGTGTTGTAGTGGGGGGGACGGGGGATACGCTGATCTGTTCCGCACCATTCAAGACCGGGTACTAGCAGTAATCAGGGTTAAGAAGCGGTTAACACGCCGTTACCTTTATGTGTCGAGTGCAAAAAAAGAAACACAGCATGGCTCCTGCTGCAATACGACCGAATCTGTGGCATGCGGCAGAGTGGTAGAGGCAGATGTCTGTCGATGCCCTGGAATGCTTGCCTATGTGGCAATGATAATGGACCTTTTTGATGTGTAATGAGTGGAATATAGGGCGGTTACGTCGGAGGGGCTATTCTGTTGCGGCACGGAGTGCGCCGCAGGATTGGCGGACAACGAGTTTACTGGAGAGGACCACCTGTCTGGTGGGTCGGGTCGGGTCCTCAATTCGCTTGAAGAGCATTTCGCAGGCGGTTTGACCGATGGCATATGTGGGCTGCTCCACTACGGTGATGGAGGGGCGGGTCATGGCTGTCCAGAGGGATTCGTCAAACGTGGCAAAGGCGATGGCCTCGGGCACGGGAAGCTCTCTGTCGCGAATGGCGCGGAAGGCTCCGGCTGCCAGCAGACCGCTGCTGGTGATGACGGCGTCAGGCGGTTCGGCCAACGCGAGGAGACGGGTCATGACCTTGTGGGCGTCCTCTTCCTTGGCAGGGAGATCCACGATCAATTCAGGGATGACGGCTGATCCGGCTTCGTGCAATCCCTGCTCAAATCCGGCCCGTCGTTGCCGTCCGGTGGTGCTGTCTTTTCCGAACAATCCTGCGACGCGCTGATAGCCTTGACGCGCCACATGCACCGTGAGTTCCCGTGCGGCCAGGACATTGTCAATGAGCACCATGTCCACGGTTGAGCCCCGGACCTGCCGATCAATGACGACCATGGGTGTTTCCATGGAGTGTTCGTCCGTGAACTGTTCCGAGAGAGACAAAGTGGGAGCCAGGATGATGCCTGCCGCGTTCTGGGCGTACATCATGTCCAGGTACATGCGTTCCTTGTCGGTATTCTCATCGGTATTGCACAGAATGACGCTGAAATTGTTTTGCAGGGCCACGTCCTCGACGGCACGACACAGTGAAGCGAAATACGGGCTTTGGATGTCGGCCACTATCAGACCAATGAAGCTGGAGCGTTTGGACCGCAGGCTTTGCGCAGCCCTGTTGGGGCGGTAATTCAATTTTTCTACGGCCTGCAACACTTTTTGCCGCATCTTTTCACTGACATTGTCCTTTCCGCTCAAAACGCGGGAGACGGTGGCAGTGGATACTCCGGTTGCTCTGGCTATATCTTTCAATTTCATGTTAGCCTCATACAGTGAATATGGTAATTTACATGTAATCGTTTTCACAACAATTTTCAACTCTTGCTTTCAGGTGCAGTGTCACAAAAGTGATGTGAGATTTTTGTATGAAAAATAATTTAGTGTAACATGCTGATTGTATTTGTTTTAAATACACACTGTGTTGTCGTTTAAAAAGGAAGACCCCGCTGAATATATACACAAAAAAGCAGAGTCATTTTATTGAAGTACATATTGACTCAAAAAATGTAATCGTTTACAAGTGAAGTACCAAGAGAGCTTCTTGAGGAGGTAGGCCATGGTTCAAATGAGTGAAGGAAACATCGTTTTGGGAGCGCAGGCGTCGGGAAAAGTTGATGCCATAGAGCAGGTGGGAGACATTCTTGTCAGCCAGGGATTTATCGAGCCCGGCTATATCGACAGTATGAAGCGGCGTGAAGCCGTGGCCAACACGTTTCTGGGCAATGGCATCGCCATTCCACACGGCCTGCCCGAGAACCGGGAGCTGATCCGCAAGACCGGCGTGGCCGTATTGCAGGTGCCGGGCGGCGTGACCTGGAACACCGGGGAAGTGGTCCATCTCGTTGTGGGTATCGCGGCCAAATCCGATGAGCACATTGAAATCCTGACCAACCTCACCCATGTCCTTGATGATGCCGAGGTCACTGAAATGCTGGCCGCCACCAAGGATCCGGCCGATATCGTCCGCGCCCTGAGCGGCGGGGCCACCACGGTCAGCCGTCCCGGTCCGCAGTTGGATACCCTTGATTTCGATCACGCGGTGGATGTGACCATCATGGGCGATCACGGGCTGCATGCCCGACCGGCCACCTATTTCGTTGATATCGCCAAGACTTTCGATGCGGAAATTTACGCTGAATACGATGGCCGCTCCGGCAACGGCAAAAGCCTTGCCTCGCTCCTGAAGCTCGGTGTCAGCGGGGGCAAGACCATTCGCCTGCATGCCAGGGGCGCAGACGCCAAGGCCGCGCTGGCCGCTCTCAAGGAAGCCGTGGATCACGGGCTAGGCGAACAGGAAGAAGAGAAGGCCGTTCCTCAGGTGGAGCACGGCTGGACACCCGAAGACGTCAAGCGTGTGGTGCCGGGGTGCATGGCCTCTCCAGGGTTGGCCTGTGGCCCGATACGTCAATACACCCATCGGCGTATTGTTGTGGAGGCCATTGCCAAAGATCCGCAGCACGAGTTGATTGAACTTAAGCAGGCTATCTCCGCAGCCCACAGCAACCTGCATAATCTGTATGTGGAGGTTCGCGCCCGGACCGGCGAACCCAGTGCAGCCATTTTCAAGGCTCATGAAGCTTTTCTGGAAGACCCTGAACTGCTGGCGGATACCGAGGCGCTTATTCTGGAAGGGAAGAGCGCCGGGTATGCGTGGCGGCAGATCATTGATGAGCGTGTCAGACATATGGAGCAGCATAAGGATGAAGTGCTGGCGGCCCGCGCCATGGATCTTCGTGATGTTGGTCGGCGTGTGTTGCGTCATTTGGCGGGCGTTGTTCAGGACGAGCCGTTCATCCCCACCGAACCCGTTATTCTCATCGCCGAGGACCTGACGCCCTCGGATACGGCGCAGCTTGATCCAGGTCTGATTCTCGGTTTCTGTACTTCAGGTGGCGGGCCAACCTCGCATTCGGCGATCATTGCCCGTTCTCTGGGTATACCCGCCATCGTTGCCGCCGGTCCCACTGTTCTGGAGATACAGGACGACACACAGGCCATCCTCGACGGCAACACGGGCAATCTCTATCTGGAGCCCAGCCCCAAGGACGTACAGACCGCTGAAGCCGCAAAGCGACAGCTGGATGCGCTCCGCAACAAGGAGTATCGTTCCCGGTTCGAACCCGCCCTGACTCTTGATGGCACTCGTATTGAAGTGGCTGCCAACATCGGCAAGACCAACGAGGCGGAAAAGGCCGTGAACGCCGGTGGTGAAGGCGTGGGGCTGATGCGGACGGAGTTTCTGTTTCTTGAACGCGAGACGCCGCCTGACGAGGAGGAGCAGTTCCAGAGCTACAAGGCCATGGTCGAAGCGCTCAACGGGCTGCCCATCATCATCAGGACACTTGATATCGGTGGAGACAAGGCCGTCTCCTATCTGGATCTGCCTGCCGAGGACAATCCGTTCCTCGGTGTGCGCGGCATTCGTCTGTGCCTGAATCGGCCCGAGCTGTTCCTGTCCCAACTGCGCGCCATTTACCGGGCCTCGGAATTCGGTCCCATTCGCATCATGTTCCCCATGGTCGCCACCATGAGCGAGCTGGCCGCGGCCAAGCGGTTGGCGGAAAAGGCCCGCATCGAAGTAGGGGCTTCCCCCGTGGAGATCGGGATCATGGTCGAGGTGCCTTCCGTGGCCGTCATGGCCCGGGAGTTTGCCCGCGAGGTGGACTTCTTCTCCGTGGGGACCAACGACCTCACGCAATATGTCATGGCCATGGATCGGGTCCATCCCACTCTGGCTGCGCACGCGGACAGCCTTCACCCGGCTGTGCTCCGCATGATCGAGCAGGTGGTCAAGGCTGCGGACGAAGCCGGTATCTGGACCGGCGTCTGCGGTGGTTTGGCCGGGGAACCGCTGGGGGCGGCGATCCTGGTGGGGCTTGGGGTCAAGGAGTTGAGCATGGTTGTGCCCAGCATCGCGGCGATCAAGTCGTACATCCGCAGCATAAGCATGACTCAGGCCCGTCAACTTGCCCAGAAGGCCCTCAATTGCATTGATAACAATCAGGTCAGGACGCTCACGCTGCCCTAGACCGGAGAAATACATGACAGAAAAGACTCCTATCGTCACCGTGACCATGAACCCGGCTATCGACCT containing:
- a CDS encoding efflux RND transporter periplasmic adaptor subunit gives rise to the protein MRIKTLWLSLVLTSAAMFLLSGCSGDEQAQGNAAQPRIPAVDIITVKATPFNSIRELPGRISAVRNAEVRARVAGILLSRNFEEGSEVKKGQVLFHIDPASFLAARAQAMADLAKAKASMLDYEATLNRYRPLLKAKVISQQDYDTAAANYKVAKAEKQAAEAAVKTANLDLSYATVAAPISGKIGAAYVTEGALVGKNEATALAKIQQLDPIYADLNESVDEYLRMRAAMNASKKSGKEPEVSVYLESVNYTQKGRLLFSDVSVDEKTGQVSLRCEFPNSDGMLLPGMFVRIQIKMPADGEALYVPQRAVTMSVTGDSSVYVLDDQDTIQARQVKPGAMRDSQWQILQGIKEGDRVVVNGAGKVKPGMKVIPNQIDLGSTVTQ
- a CDS encoding LacI family DNA-binding transcriptional regulator, which produces MKLKDIARATGVSTATVSRVLSGKDNVSEKMRQKVLQAVEKLNYRPNRAAQSLRSKRSSFIGLIVADIQSPYFASLCRAVEDVALQNNFSVILCNTDENTDKERMYLDMMYAQNAAGIILAPTLSLSEQFTDEHSMETPMVVIDRQVRGSTVDMVLIDNVLAARELTVHVARQGYQRVAGLFGKDSTTGRQRRAGFEQGLHEAGSAVIPELIVDLPAKEEDAHKVMTRLLALAEPPDAVITSSGLLAAGAFRAIRDRELPVPEAIAFATFDESLWTAMTRPSITVVEQPTYAIGQTACEMLFKRIEDPTRPTRQVVLSSKLVVRQSCGALRAATE
- the ptsP gene encoding phosphoenolpyruvate--protein phosphotransferase codes for the protein MVQMSEGNIVLGAQASGKVDAIEQVGDILVSQGFIEPGYIDSMKRREAVANTFLGNGIAIPHGLPENRELIRKTGVAVLQVPGGVTWNTGEVVHLVVGIAAKSDEHIEILTNLTHVLDDAEVTEMLAATKDPADIVRALSGGATTVSRPGPQLDTLDFDHAVDVTIMGDHGLHARPATYFVDIAKTFDAEIYAEYDGRSGNGKSLASLLKLGVSGGKTIRLHARGADAKAALAALKEAVDHGLGEQEEEKAVPQVEHGWTPEDVKRVVPGCMASPGLACGPIRQYTHRRIVVEAIAKDPQHELIELKQAISAAHSNLHNLYVEVRARTGEPSAAIFKAHEAFLEDPELLADTEALILEGKSAGYAWRQIIDERVRHMEQHKDEVLAARAMDLRDVGRRVLRHLAGVVQDEPFIPTEPVILIAEDLTPSDTAQLDPGLILGFCTSGGGPTSHSAIIARSLGIPAIVAAGPTVLEIQDDTQAILDGNTGNLYLEPSPKDVQTAEAAKRQLDALRNKEYRSRFEPALTLDGTRIEVAANIGKTNEAEKAVNAGGEGVGLMRTEFLFLERETPPDEEEQFQSYKAMVEALNGLPIIIRTLDIGGDKAVSYLDLPAEDNPFLGVRGIRLCLNRPELFLSQLRAIYRASEFGPIRIMFPMVATMSELAAAKRLAEKARIEVGASPVEIGIMVEVPSVAVMAREFAREVDFFSVGTNDLTQYVMAMDRVHPTLAAHADSLHPAVLRMIEQVVKAADEAGIWTGVCGGLAGEPLGAAILVGLGVKELSMVVPSIAAIKSYIRSISMTQARQLAQKALNCIDNNQVRTLTLP